TGGCATCAGAAATAGCGTTAAAGAAACTCGCAAAAGAGTGTTTCGCTACGGGCGCTAGAGGGAATGAGGGTAAGAAGAAAATCATTTGTGGTTCATCCTACCCTTAAGGTAAAAAACCGCGCGGCGCTGATTCACTCACGCCGTGCGGATTTTTTCATTCAGAACGGCAACTATTCACCTAAACGGTAACGTTCCAGCCAGTGCGCATAGGGGGCTGGCAAGACCCATGAAGGGCGCTCTACCTTTAGCTGTTTCGCCAGATAGTACGCATAGTTTGGATCGGCGAGATGCGCACGACCTATCATCACTAAATCCATTTGCTGTTCGGCTATCACGCGTTCAGCCACGGCAGGGGCTTCAACTCCCCACGAGGCTGCCACCGGCAGTCCGGTTGCGCGGCGTACTCGTTCTGATACCGGGGCAAGGAAGCCTGGTCCCCACGGGATATCCGTTTCAGCCACGGTGAAGCCGATACTTACGTTTAGCAGGTCCAGACCGTTATTGCGCATCAGTTTGGTTAGCTCGATCGATTCGTCCAGCGTTTCTTCATCACGCCCGTCATATTCAATCACGCCAAGACGGGCCGTTAGCGGCAGATTTTCAGGCCAGACCTCACGTACCGCCGCGAGAGTTTCCAGCAGGAAGCGACTACGACCCGCAAAACTCCCGCCATACCGATCGGTACGCTGGTTAGTGTGCGACGAGAAAAAACTCTGTCCGAGATAGCCGTGGGCAAAATGCAGCTCGAGCCACTCGAAACCGGCGTCACGCGCGCGGCGCGCGGCGGCGACATAATCATCCTTAACCCGGTTAATTTGTTCCAGCGTCATCGCCTGCGGCACCTTAGGCAGATGATGGCCGAAGGCCAGGGCGGATGGGGCGATCGTATCCCAGCCACGGCTGTCCTGTGCGGCGATATGATCGTCGCCCTCCCAGGGGCGGTTGGCGCTGGCCTTACGTCCGGCGTGAGCCAGCTGAATACCGGCAACCGATCCAGCGGCTTTGATGGAGGCGGCGATTTTCGCCATGCCTTGCGCCTGCTGGTCATTCCATAGTCCGGTACAGCCCGGCGTGATGCGTCCTTCGGGTGAAACCGCCGTGGCTTCGACAATAACCAGCCCCGCGCCTCCGCGCGCCAGCGCGGGATAATGCACCTGGTGCCAGTCGTTTGTCAGGCCGTCATCGGCGCTGTACTGGCACATTGGCGGCACGGCAATGCGGTTGCGCAAGGTG
This DNA window, taken from Erwinia tasmaniensis Et1/99, encodes the following:
- a CDS encoding NADH:flavin oxidoreductase/NADH oxidase, with protein sequence MSALFTPFTLKDITLRNRIAVPPMCQYSADDGLTNDWHQVHYPALARGGAGLVIVEATAVSPEGRITPGCTGLWNDQQAQGMAKIAASIKAAGSVAGIQLAHAGRKASANRPWEGDDHIAAQDSRGWDTIAPSALAFGHHLPKVPQAMTLEQINRVKDDYVAAARRARDAGFEWLELHFAHGYLGQSFFSSHTNQRTDRYGGSFAGRSRFLLETLAAVREVWPENLPLTARLGVIEYDGRDEETLDESIELTKLMRNNGLDLLNVSIGFTVAETDIPWGPGFLAPVSERVRRATGLPVAASWGVEAPAVAERVIAEQQMDLVMIGRAHLADPNYAYYLAKQLKVERPSWVLPAPYAHWLERYRLGE